Proteins found in one Fulvitalea axinellae genomic segment:
- a CDS encoding sigma-70 family RNA polymerase sigma factor, protein MDMKHVDSVLWSQFKQGDRFAFARIYKDHSVALLAYGGKMTVDKQLSEDCLQDFFVELWRKRHRLGPTDNIRYYLLCSYRRRLVRAIEKQNRLQSLRDEVLGHFELRVDESTLPQEISEQRKRWLQDAVDGLSKKQREILYLKYNEGLTYEEISEVLEMNYQSAVNSMHRTMKSLRRMVPHAGALVLLSGMKFF, encoded by the coding sequence ATGGATATGAAACATGTGGACAGCGTACTGTGGAGCCAGTTCAAACAAGGCGACCGTTTTGCTTTCGCCCGCATTTACAAAGACCATAGCGTAGCCTTGCTGGCGTACGGAGGCAAGATGACCGTTGACAAGCAATTGTCGGAGGATTGTCTTCAGGATTTCTTTGTCGAATTGTGGCGAAAGAGACACAGGCTGGGGCCGACAGACAATATCCGTTATTATCTTTTGTGTTCCTACCGGCGCCGCCTGGTGCGGGCCATCGAAAAGCAAAATAGGCTTCAGTCACTAAGAGACGAGGTTTTGGGACACTTTGAGCTGAGGGTGGACGAGTCTACTTTGCCACAGGAAATATCGGAGCAAAGAAAAAGGTGGCTACAGGATGCGGTTGACGGACTTTCGAAAAAACAAAGGGAGATTCTGTATCTCAAATACAATGAGGGACTGACATACGAGGAGATTTCGGAAGTGTTGGAAATGAATTATCAGTCGGCGGTAAACTCAATGCACCGTACCATGAAGTCCTTAAGAAGGATGGTTCCCCATGCGGGAGCCTTGGTTTTGTTAAGTGGAATGAAATTTTTCTGA
- a CDS encoding outer membrane beta-barrel family protein, with protein MIRISLISGWLFFLCFACGLDLFAMTEPEGPVAKVRLIGKVVDSENDTPLEFATVAILEPDGSVAGGGVTDANGKFSVEIRPGKFTVRIEFISYQKKEIPNLVIAKGTRQHDLGVVRLSADIKALEAVEVKASRARMEVALDKKILNVASDPTFKGVSASEILDNIPSVSVDLDGNVSLRGSGNVRILVDGKPSGLTGISSTDALKTLPSEMIERVEVVTNPSARYEAEGTAGIINIVLKKNKKKGVNGTFSVNGGFPGSVGAGVNLNFRREKLNWFVNYAARYGKNPGSGVTEQFNADNELISRQYRDHERGGWSNSVRFGADYFINETNTLTAALLYRYEDNDNESSIKYRDYGPSGDLVGQSDRSETENETEPNLEYSLRYKKTFEGEGHEFVADFQYRDTKEKEASDFIQVFSGEGAREPLNQRAGNEEGESGMLLTADYVYPFSKYGKFESGYRGSVRRIENDYQVQSLVNDNWENNVELTNTMIYDETIHGVYAMVGEKFWDRLSLQGGLRMEYTDVVTELKQTDDKTPRDYVDFFPSSHITFEFAEEQSVQFSYSRRILRPRFWDLNPFFTFSDSRMIFGGNPKLDPEYTDSYELGYIRNWDDVSLSASGYYRRTTDIIQRLTRLTEEDGEVISRTRPENFGTEDAFGGEFTFAVTPVKWWDFDLDANAYYFILEGMDRDVPVKREGFTWRFRGTSKIKIAGLFDWQTRFGFRAPQKSAQGKRKAVYAVDLGFSRDILNDNGTLTLNVRDLFNSRKWRWEATDNENGIRTEREFQWRSRTVTLDFSYRLNTKKGRGGRGGGQSGGSGGGGGMF; from the coding sequence ATGATACGAATCTCACTTATTTCAGGATGGCTGTTCTTCCTGTGTTTTGCCTGCGGGTTGGATCTTTTTGCGATGACGGAACCGGAAGGCCCGGTGGCTAAAGTACGGTTGATAGGTAAAGTTGTGGACTCTGAAAACGACACTCCGTTGGAGTTTGCTACCGTGGCGATTTTGGAGCCTGACGGATCAGTGGCCGGTGGTGGCGTAACGGATGCCAACGGTAAGTTCTCTGTCGAAATTAGACCTGGAAAGTTTACCGTCCGGATTGAATTCATATCCTACCAAAAGAAAGAGATTCCTAATTTGGTTATAGCCAAAGGCACTCGCCAACATGATCTGGGCGTGGTGAGATTGTCCGCCGACATCAAAGCCTTGGAAGCTGTGGAGGTAAAAGCTTCCAGAGCCAGAATGGAAGTGGCATTGGATAAAAAGATACTCAACGTAGCCAGCGATCCTACTTTTAAAGGCGTTTCGGCCTCAGAAATCCTGGACAATATTCCATCTGTAAGTGTGGATCTTGACGGGAACGTGAGCCTGCGCGGAAGCGGTAACGTAAGGATTTTGGTGGACGGAAAACCTTCCGGCCTTACGGGAATTAGTTCTACCGATGCTTTGAAGACGCTTCCTTCAGAAATGATTGAGAGAGTGGAGGTCGTGACTAATCCGTCGGCGAGATACGAGGCTGAAGGAACGGCGGGGATTATCAATATCGTTCTGAAGAAAAACAAGAAGAAAGGCGTAAACGGGACATTCAGCGTTAACGGTGGTTTTCCGGGTAGCGTGGGAGCGGGCGTGAACCTGAATTTCAGAAGGGAAAAACTCAACTGGTTTGTGAACTACGCGGCCCGTTACGGAAAAAACCCGGGCTCGGGAGTTACGGAACAATTCAATGCCGATAATGAATTGATTTCCCGCCAATATCGGGATCATGAACGTGGAGGTTGGTCGAACAGCGTTCGTTTTGGAGCGGATTATTTTATAAATGAAACGAATACGCTTACAGCGGCCTTGCTTTATCGTTATGAGGATAATGATAACGAAAGTTCTATCAAATATCGGGATTACGGTCCATCGGGAGATTTGGTCGGGCAGAGCGATAGGTCTGAGACGGAAAATGAGACCGAGCCGAATTTAGAGTATTCCTTGCGTTACAAAAAGACTTTTGAAGGAGAAGGGCACGAGTTTGTGGCCGACTTCCAGTATCGTGATACGAAGGAAAAAGAAGCCTCTGATTTTATCCAAGTCTTTTCGGGTGAAGGCGCTAGGGAGCCATTGAACCAGCGAGCGGGAAATGAGGAAGGCGAAAGCGGAATGCTCCTGACGGCCGATTACGTTTACCCGTTTTCAAAATACGGTAAGTTCGAGAGCGGTTATCGCGGGTCGGTGCGCCGAATAGAGAATGATTATCAGGTCCAAAGCCTCGTGAACGATAACTGGGAGAATAACGTGGAGCTGACGAACACGATGATTTATGACGAAACTATACATGGCGTATACGCCATGGTAGGCGAGAAATTCTGGGACAGGCTGTCATTGCAGGGCGGTTTGAGAATGGAATATACGGACGTGGTGACGGAGCTGAAACAGACCGACGACAAGACACCGAGAGACTATGTGGATTTTTTCCCGAGTTCGCATATCACGTTCGAATTTGCTGAGGAACAGTCGGTGCAGTTTAGTTATAGCAGGCGTATACTCCGTCCGCGTTTTTGGGATTTGAACCCGTTTTTCACCTTCAGCGATTCGCGTATGATCTTTGGCGGAAATCCGAAACTTGATCCTGAATACACTGATTCCTATGAGTTGGGATATATCAGAAACTGGGATGACGTATCGTTGTCGGCCAGCGGTTATTACCGTAGAACGACGGATATCATCCAGCGCTTGACTCGCCTTACCGAAGAGGATGGGGAGGTGATATCCAGAACAAGACCGGAAAACTTCGGTACCGAAGATGCGTTTGGCGGAGAGTTTACCTTTGCGGTTACACCTGTGAAATGGTGGGATTTTGATCTGGACGCAAACGCTTACTATTTTATTTTGGAAGGAATGGACCGAGATGTGCCCGTGAAGAGGGAAGGATTTACTTGGCGCTTCCGCGGAACTTCGAAAATTAAGATTGCAGGCCTTTTCGATTGGCAGACGCGTTTTGGTTTCCGCGCTCCGCAAAAATCGGCGCAAGGGAAGCGTAAAGCCGTTTATGCGGTGGATTTAGGGTTTAGCCGAGATATCTTGAACGATAACGGAACTTTGACGCTGAATGTGCGGGACCTTTTCAACTCTCGTAAATGGAGATGGGAAGCCACGGACAACGAAAACGGTATCCGGACCGAGCGTGAATTCCAGTGGCGCTCACGTACTGTAACTCTTGACTTTAGCTATAGGCTAAATACGAAAAAAGGTCGCGGTGGTCGTGGTGGCGGTCAATCGGGCGGTTCTGGTGGCGGTGGCGGAATGTTCTGA
- a CDS encoding HAMP domain-containing sensor histidine kinase — protein sequence MRLITRITGIYLLIAIPIFFIGGLVSFRILHKQVNRETDYELLKIVHQMMDYMRDDIPYQKLERDNIQIRPLMEGEMCRYRDRECNEWFGLDKFRFSDTVAVRRYPLKHGGYGGTVERQRKLTVIKEVDGKPYLFVVYTVVFEDHDVVEQVAQTVALLFLILTIALVAVSYIVSHKIFRPFHQTLDLASKFDLQHSTCSPKFPKSNIREFKQLNTTFSALLERAAQEYKSLKEFSENASHEMQTPLAVIKGKLELLMQSPRMAEEDLKLLGSAYAGAGKLSKLGNALTLLMKIENREFANIKSVALSGILEASLFDFQEIMDLKGISVENRISQDVYCECDPLLLDILITNLLRNAIRHNHEQGKVCVSLSPGVLKISNTGAEPDMSQEDLFTRFRKGGSTGESLGLGLAIVKKICEVSGFDIKYEYRDGWHFMKVEFPESSDNLRDR from the coding sequence ATGAGGCTGATAACCAGAATTACGGGGATCTATTTGCTGATCGCCATTCCGATTTTCTTTATTGGCGGATTGGTGTCTTTCAGGATTCTTCATAAACAGGTGAACAGGGAAACGGATTACGAGCTGTTGAAGATCGTTCACCAGATGATGGATTACATGAGGGACGATATCCCTTACCAAAAGCTGGAACGGGACAATATCCAGATTCGGCCGTTGATGGAAGGCGAAATGTGTCGCTATAGGGACCGGGAGTGTAACGAATGGTTCGGGTTGGACAAATTCCGCTTTAGCGATACCGTGGCGGTACGTCGCTATCCGCTGAAACACGGAGGCTATGGCGGAACGGTTGAACGGCAACGGAAGCTGACGGTGATAAAGGAAGTGGATGGAAAGCCGTATTTGTTTGTCGTGTATACGGTGGTGTTTGAGGATCATGACGTTGTGGAGCAGGTGGCCCAAACCGTGGCCTTGCTGTTCCTTATCCTGACTATAGCCTTGGTGGCGGTGAGTTATATCGTTTCCCACAAAATATTCCGGCCTTTTCATCAGACATTGGATTTGGCTTCGAAATTCGATTTGCAACACAGTACCTGCTCGCCCAAGTTTCCCAAAAGCAATATTCGGGAGTTCAAGCAACTGAACACAACTTTTTCGGCTTTGCTGGAACGGGCGGCTCAGGAATATAAAAGTTTGAAAGAGTTTTCGGAGAACGCTTCGCATGAGATGCAGACGCCGTTGGCCGTTATCAAAGGCAAGTTGGAGCTTTTGATGCAATCTCCCAGAATGGCGGAGGAAGACCTTAAGCTTTTGGGGTCGGCTTATGCCGGCGCCGGCAAGCTTTCGAAATTGGGGAACGCATTGACGCTTTTGATGAAAATCGAGAACCGTGAGTTTGCCAATATCAAATCCGTGGCCCTGTCGGGAATACTGGAGGCTTCTCTTTTCGATTTTCAGGAGATTATGGACCTGAAAGGAATCAGCGTGGAGAATCGGATTTCTCAGGATGTGTATTGCGAATGCGATCCGCTATTGTTGGATATCCTGATCACGAATTTGTTGAGAAACGCCATTAGGCACAATCACGAGCAGGGAAAAGTTTGCGTGTCGTTGAGTCCGGGTGTTTTGAAGATTTCGAATACCGGCGCCGAACCGGATATGAGCCAAGAGGATTTGTTTACCCGGTTTCGGAAAGGCGGAAGTACAGGCGAGTCCCTTGGCTTGGGCTTGGCCATAGTGAAGAAAATCTGCGAAGTGAGCGGTTTCGATATCAAATATGAGTACCGGGACGGATGGCATTTTATGAAAGTTGAGTTTCCGGAATCTTCCGATAATTTACGTGACCGGTAA
- a CDS encoding response regulator transcription factor, which produces MKILLVEDEPDLASNVTDFLKGEMFVCEWAKDKESAVDKIISYDYDIVILDIMLPDGSGLDVLKALKESGSEAGVLIVSAKNSLDDKLLGFEGGADDYLTKPFHLSELNARLLALYRRKGFQGATRVAFNEIEIDTVSDEVFVNGASIVLTRKEFELLRYLFANRNRVLSKHSIAEHLWGDHVDLSDSFDFVYQHIKNLRKKLMKAGAGNYIRTIYGMGYKFGAEEA; this is translated from the coding sequence ATGAAGATACTGTTAGTGGAGGACGAGCCGGATTTGGCTTCGAATGTGACCGATTTCCTGAAGGGTGAGATGTTTGTGTGCGAGTGGGCCAAGGACAAGGAAAGTGCGGTGGACAAGATCATTTCCTATGATTACGATATCGTGATTCTGGATATCATGTTGCCGGACGGTAGCGGACTGGATGTGCTGAAAGCGCTGAAAGAGTCCGGTTCGGAAGCCGGTGTGTTGATCGTTTCCGCAAAAAACAGCCTTGACGACAAGCTTCTGGGTTTTGAGGGCGGTGCGGATGATTACCTGACCAAACCGTTCCATCTTTCCGAGCTAAACGCGCGGCTGTTGGCCCTGTATCGTCGGAAAGGTTTTCAGGGAGCTACCAGAGTGGCTTTTAACGAAATCGAAATAGATACGGTATCCGATGAGGTGTTCGTTAACGGGGCTTCAATAGTGTTGACCCGCAAGGAATTCGAGCTGTTGCGTTATTTGTTCGCCAACAGGAATCGGGTGCTTTCAAAACACTCTATAGCCGAACACCTTTGGGGCGATCATGTGGATCTGAGCGATTCGTTCGATTTCGTGTACCAACACATCAAGAATCTCAGGAAAAAGCTGATGAAGGCCGGAGCCGGAAACTACATCCGGACCATTTACGGCATGGGCTATAAATTTGGAGCGGAGGAGGCATGA
- a CDS encoding T9SS type A sorting domain-containing protein has protein sequence MKVLAVVLLFVTISVSVSGQELRRAELVGVSGGKGVSKSYQMSWSVGETLTKTFDVGDGMILTQGVHQGESYVVLSVGKPVVGQVLRAYPNPVADYVTVELSEESMKRGKWNVSVSDSQGKAVLEGDLSEPETKLSLEPFASGVYFLRLRQEGETVKTIRLIKK, from the coding sequence ATGAAGGTGTTAGCCGTAGTTTTGCTGTTTGTGACGATTTCCGTTAGTGTCTCGGGACAAGAACTTCGAAGGGCCGAGCTTGTAGGGGTTTCTGGAGGAAAAGGGGTGTCCAAATCGTACCAGATGTCGTGGTCGGTGGGAGAGACGTTGACGAAGACGTTCGATGTCGGAGACGGAATGATCCTGACCCAAGGCGTGCATCAAGGGGAGTCGTACGTGGTGTTGTCGGTCGGGAAGCCTGTTGTAGGCCAGGTATTGCGGGCGTACCCCAATCCGGTGGCGGATTATGTGACCGTGGAATTGTCGGAAGAATCGATGAAGCGGGGGAAGTGGAATGTTTCCGTTTCCGATTCGCAAGGCAAGGCGGTGCTGGAAGGGGATTTATCGGAACCTGAGACCAAGCTTAGTCTTGAGCCCTTTGCGTCGGGAGTTTATTTTCTGCGCTTACGGCAGGAGGGCGAAACAGTTAAGACCATTCGTTTGATTAAAAAATAG
- the galE gene encoding UDP-glucose 4-epimerase GalE: MKKETKKILVTGGAGYIGSHTAVELIEKGYDVVLVDDLSNSHLNSLKGIENITGVKPTFERFDLCDADRLEEFFSRHHDVDAIIHFAASKAVGESVEKPLKYYTNNIAPLTNLLAAMKRYDIPNFVFSSSCTVYGEPDTLPVTEQSPIKPAISPYGNTKQIGEEILSDTSYSDEFYNTIALRYFNPIGAHASAEIGELPLGVPANLVPFITQTAIGIRECLSVFGDDYGTPDGSCIRDYIHVVDLAKAHVIAVERLIAGNNKKGFEVFNLGTGTGTSVLEAIKSFEKVSGQSLNYKIVPRREGDIEKVYADTTFANDELGWKSEKDLDEMMASAWKWELRLKEEREKTTPQEA; this comes from the coding sequence ATGAAAAAGGAAACGAAAAAAATCTTGGTAACCGGAGGCGCCGGCTACATTGGCTCTCATACCGCTGTTGAGCTTATCGAAAAAGGATACGATGTAGTGCTCGTTGACGACCTCTCGAATTCCCATCTCAATTCGCTCAAAGGCATCGAAAACATCACCGGCGTAAAGCCGACTTTCGAGCGCTTCGACCTTTGCGACGCTGACCGCCTTGAGGAATTCTTCAGCCGCCACCACGACGTGGACGCCATCATCCACTTCGCCGCTTCAAAAGCCGTGGGCGAGTCGGTGGAGAAACCGCTGAAGTACTACACTAACAACATAGCGCCGCTCACCAACCTGCTGGCGGCCATGAAGCGCTACGACATCCCGAACTTCGTGTTCTCGTCGTCGTGCACCGTTTACGGCGAGCCGGACACGTTGCCCGTTACGGAGCAGTCGCCGATCAAACCGGCCATCTCGCCTTACGGCAACACCAAGCAGATAGGAGAAGAGATCCTCAGTGACACTTCATACTCCGACGAGTTCTACAACACCATCGCGTTGCGTTACTTCAACCCGATCGGGGCGCACGCTTCCGCCGAAATCGGCGAACTTCCGCTTGGCGTACCCGCCAACCTCGTTCCGTTCATCACGCAAACGGCTATCGGCATCCGCGAATGCCTCAGCGTATTCGGTGACGACTACGGAACGCCTGACGGCTCATGCATCCGCGACTACATCCACGTAGTGGACTTGGCCAAAGCGCACGTAATCGCCGTTGAGCGCCTTATCGCCGGCAACAACAAGAAAGGCTTCGAAGTATTCAACTTGGGTACGGGCACGGGCACTTCGGTATTGGAGGCCATCAAGTCTTTCGAAAAAGTAAGCGGGCAGTCGCTCAACTACAAGATCGTTCCGCGTCGCGAGGGCGATATCGAGAAAGTATACGCCGACACAACCTTCGCCAATGACGAGCTCGGGTGGAAATCCGAAAAAGACCTTGACGAGATGATGGCTTCGGCTTGGAAATGGGAACTCCGCCTCAAAGAGGAAAGGGAGAAAACGACACCGCAAGAAGCCTAG